One window from the genome of Dermacentor silvarum isolate Dsil-2018 chromosome 7, BIME_Dsil_1.4, whole genome shotgun sequence encodes:
- the LOC119457606 gene encoding ras-related protein Rab-38, translating to MSSLKEANRQSGSFDSTKYDIEDLLFKVLVIGDFGVGKTSLIRRYTEGVFDPSYKITIGVDFALKHLVWNGNKHITLQLWDIAGHERFGYMTRVYYKYATAAVIVYDLSRPATLHSVLKWKADITAKVEQPNGRPLPVLLVANKCDLGPQPPNARFLSAFCQEHGFAGWFPTSAKENININEAMRCLVEEVLAQREDCHLAGPRDQSLKRLGPRTAQPGRKPCCH from the exons ATGTCATCACTGAAAGAAGCAAACAGGCAGAGCGGATCCTTTGACTCCACGAAGTATGACATTGAAGACCTGCTTTTCAAAGTCCTTGTTATTGGCGACTTCGGTGTTG gAAAGACCTCATTAATTCGGCGTTACACGGAAG GTGTGTTCGATCCATCCTATAAGATCACCATTGGAGTGGACTTCGCTCTAAAGCACCTCGTCTGGAATGGCAATAAGCACATAACCCTTCAGCTGTG GGACATCGCTGGACATGAACGCTTTGGATACATGACACGGGTGTACTACAAGTATGC CACTGCTGCTGTGATAGTCTACGACTTGTCGAG GCCAGCGACCCTACACTCTGTGCTGAAG TGGAAGGCCGATATTACTGCCAAGGTGGAGCAGCCAAATGGGCGGCCCCTGCCAGTGCTGTTGGTGGCTAACAAGTGTGACCTGGGCCCCCAGCCTCCCAATGCTCGGTTTCTCAGCGCCTTCTGCCAGGAGCATGGATTCGCTGGCTGGTTCCCAACTTCAGCAAAGGAGAACATCAACATAA ACGAAGCCATGCGGTGCTTGGTGGAGGAAGTGCTGGCTCAGCGAGAGGACTGCCACCTGGCTGGACCCCGCGACCAGTCGCTGAAGCGCCTTGGCCCTCGCACAGCACAGCCTGGCCGTAAACCTTGCTGCCACTGA